The DNA window AGGTCACAGATCCGAACCGGATCACTTTCGTCCCGGCTTGCCCTTTACGACCTCGAGAACGGCAGCGGACTTCAACTCACTGCTGAGTTCTTCCGCGCGCTTCTCGATCTCCGAGACTTTGGCAGGTTCGTCGCTACTCCGGTCCACGACCTCACCCGGATCTTCGTCCAGTTGGAAGAGCATCGGGGGATTCTCACCCTCCTTCCCGAGCCCTTCGGCATAAGCCGCCGCCTTCTCCAACTGTTCCTTTGTGCCGAGTGAAGTTCCCATACCGCTGACCGCATCGAAGCTGTCGAAGAACAGCTTCCAATCGCCGACGACCAACGCTCTCGGTTCCGGCGACATGCCCTGCCAGTGGAGCAACTCGTTCCTGGGATGCTTGCCGTCCGATCCGCGGAGCGTCGCCCTGACATCCACTCCATCGATCACCGGCTTCCCGCTACTCTTCGATTTCCAGTCGATCCCGCAGGCAGCGCAGAGCGTCGGCAGCATGTCGATGGCGCTCACCAACGCGTCGCTCTCGCCGCCTTCCTTCACCACTCCGGGCCAGCGCATCACGAAGGGCACACGTGTCCCACCTTCCAAGGCACTCCACTTGGCCCCTCGAAACGGGAAAGCTGTGGATTGCTCGCCCTTCTGCGGCCCGTTGTCCGACGTGAAAACCACGATCGTCCGCTGGTCGATCTTCAGCTCCTCGAGAACCGCCAGCAACTCCCCGATCCGATGGTCCATCTCTTCGACCACGTCGCCATACTTCCCGAAGGACGACTTGCCCTTCCACTCAGGATGCGGCTCGACCGGGAAGTGCGGAGCCGAATACGGGAGGTAGAGGAAAAACGGGCTCTCGGCATGTTCGCGGACGAACCGGATCGCGGCGTCGGTGAACTTCTCGGTCAGCAGACGGTTCTCGAAGGGGTCCTCGAGGACTTC is part of the Haloferula helveola genome and encodes:
- a CDS encoding sulfatase-like hydrolase/transferase, producing MFSRLIALALLAAPALAEKPNVILIMADDLGYRDLSCYGHPSIKTPVIDGLAKEGIRLTNFHSGASVCTPSRMALMTGAYPVRLGWTQGVMGYKMGFNDGMNPEALTIAEIFRSEGYATGISGKWHLGNEPATRPHGQGFDETYYISHSNNQTKKLMSADEVLEDPFENRLLTEKFTDAAIRFVREHAESPFFLYLPYSAPHFPVEPHPEWKGKSSFGKYGDVVEEMDHRIGELLAVLEELKIDQRTIVVFTSDNGPQKGEQSTAFPFRGAKWSALEGGTRVPFVMRWPGVVKEGGESDALVSAIDMLPTLCAACGIDWKSKSSGKPVIDGVDVRATLRGSDGKHPRNELLHWQGMSPEPRALVVGDWKLFFDSFDAVSGMGTSLGTKEQLEKAAAYAEGLGKEGENPPMLFQLDEDPGEVVDRSSDEPAKVSEIEKRAEELSSELKSAAVLEVVKGKPGRK